In Elusimicrobiota bacterium, the genomic window CGGCTGGTAATCTCTATGAGGTGGTATCCGAACTGGGTCTTGACCGGGCCTTGGACCTTGCCGACCTCGGCGCTGAACACGACGCGGTCGAATTCGGCGACCATCTGACCGGGGCCGAACTCTCCCAGAGCCCCGCCTTGCCGGCCCGAGGGGCATTTGGAGTGCTTCTTGGCGACTTCGGCGAAATCAGCGCCGGCTTCGATCTGCTTCTTGAGGGTCTCGCACTCGGCCTGGGTGGGCACGAGGATGTGGCGCGCTTTGGCTCTGGGCATATGCCCTCCGGTTGAGGCGGATTCAAATCAAGGCCCGACATGTTATCAAAGCCGCCGAGCGTATTCAACGTCAGTGGCTCTGTCTGGCGGCTCTGTGCGGGAAGGCGAGGATGCAGGCGCCGATGAACAGGAGGAGGGTGGCCGAGGCGGTGTAGCGGCTCAAGGCCATGCCC contains:
- a CDS encoding peptidylprolyl isomerase; translated protein: MPRAKARHILVPTQAECETLKKQIEAGADFAEVAKKHSKCPSGRQGGALGEFGPGQMVAEFDRVVFSAEVGKVQGPVKTQFGYHLIEITSRT